In Cumulibacter manganitolerans, the following are encoded in one genomic region:
- a CDS encoding undecaprenyl-diphosphate phosphatase: MDLWQSVVLGIVEGLTEFLPVSSTGHLTIASGLMGLDVSDPSVTGYTAFIQIGAIAAVLIYFWQDIVRLVGGWFRGLFNAQARTSADWREAWVVIFGSVPIVIVAVLAKDFIKGSLRSLWVVAIALVLWSVVMWLGDRLGRQTRGEKEMTYRDGIVLGLAQCLALIPGVSRSGATISTGLLIGIDRVTATRISFLLGIPALVGAGVYEAPDAFHGGVGVLPSIVGLVVAFVVAYASIAWLLKFVQSNKFTSFVIYRIALGVLLMIALGTGWMSATGKV, translated from the coding sequence GTGGATCTCTGGCAGTCAGTCGTCCTCGGCATCGTCGAGGGGCTCACCGAGTTTCTCCCCGTCTCCAGCACCGGCCACCTGACGATCGCCTCGGGGCTCATGGGGCTCGACGTCAGCGATCCATCCGTCACCGGCTACACCGCGTTCATCCAGATCGGCGCCATCGCCGCGGTCCTGATCTACTTCTGGCAGGACATCGTCCGCCTGGTCGGCGGCTGGTTCCGCGGGCTGTTCAACGCGCAGGCCCGCACCTCCGCCGACTGGCGGGAGGCGTGGGTGGTGATCTTCGGCTCGGTGCCGATCGTGATCGTCGCCGTGCTCGCGAAGGACTTCATCAAGGGCTCCTTGCGCAGCCTCTGGGTCGTCGCCATCGCGCTGGTCCTCTGGTCGGTCGTGATGTGGCTGGGCGACCGGCTCGGCCGGCAGACCCGCGGCGAGAAGGAGATGACCTACCGCGACGGCATCGTCCTCGGCCTCGCGCAGTGCCTGGCGCTGATCCCCGGCGTCTCCCGGTCCGGCGCGACCATCAGCACCGGCCTGCTGATAGGCATCGACCGGGTGACCGCGACCCGGATCTCCTTCCTGCTCGGCATCCCGGCACTCGTCGGCGCGGGGGTGTACGAGGCTCCGGACGCCTTCCACGGCGGCGTCGGGGTGCTGCCGTCGATCGTCGGGCTCGTGGTCGCCTTCGTCGTCGCGTACGCGTCCATCGCGTGGCTGCTGAAGTTCGTCCAGAGCAACAAGTTCACGTCGTTCGTGATCTATCGGATCGCCCTCGGCGTCCTGCTGATGATCGCGCTCGGCACCGGGTGGATGTCCGCGACTGGCAAGGTGTAG
- a CDS encoding aldo/keto reductase has product MEQRVAGRSGLVVSRLGLGTMTWGRDTDRDEATACLLAFVEAGGNLIDTADVYVDGESEKVIGRLLRTVVRRDQVVLATKAVGRTGPGPLGRGASRGHLLSALDASLKRLGTDYLDLWQLHAWDPLVPLEETLAALDTAVTSGRVRYVGVSNYAGWQLARAATIQSLHQASAPIVTTQVEYSLVERGVEREVVPAARSLGVGMLAWSPLGRGVLTGKYRHGTPSDSRAASPHLGEFVRRYLGSRSTRIVEAVATAADGLGVSPLAVALAWVRDRPGVTSAILGARTAGQLQASLSIEDLSLPAEIYQALDEVAAPAFGYPERRR; this is encoded by the coding sequence GTGGAGCAGCGTGTTGCAGGCAGAAGTGGTCTAGTCGTCTCTCGTCTCGGTCTGGGGACGATGACCTGGGGCCGCGACACCGACCGCGACGAGGCGACCGCTTGTCTCCTGGCGTTCGTCGAGGCCGGCGGCAACCTGATCGACACCGCGGACGTGTACGTCGACGGCGAGAGCGAGAAGGTGATCGGGCGGCTGCTGCGCACCGTCGTCCGCCGCGACCAGGTGGTGCTGGCCACCAAGGCGGTCGGCCGCACCGGCCCCGGCCCGCTCGGGCGAGGTGCGTCGCGCGGTCATCTGCTCTCGGCGCTCGACGCGTCGCTCAAGCGGCTCGGCACCGACTATCTGGACCTGTGGCAGCTGCACGCGTGGGATCCGCTGGTACCGCTCGAGGAGACCCTCGCGGCGCTCGACACCGCGGTGACCTCCGGGCGGGTGCGGTACGTCGGCGTGTCCAACTACGCCGGCTGGCAGCTCGCCCGGGCGGCGACGATCCAGTCGCTGCACCAGGCGTCGGCCCCGATCGTGACGACGCAGGTGGAGTACTCCCTCGTCGAGCGCGGCGTCGAGCGCGAGGTCGTCCCGGCCGCGCGCTCGCTCGGCGTCGGCATGCTCGCCTGGTCGCCGCTGGGCCGCGGCGTGCTGACCGGCAAGTACCGGCACGGCACGCCGTCGGACTCCCGCGCCGCGTCGCCGCACCTCGGTGAGTTCGTCCGGCGCTACCTCGGCAGCCGGTCGACCCGCATCGTCGAGGCGGTCGCGACCGCGGCCGACGGGCTCGGCGTCTCGCCGCTGGCCGTCGCGCTCGCCTGGGTCCGCGACCGTCCCGGCGTGACGTCCGCGATCCTCGGCGCGCGCACCGCCGGCCAGCTGCAGGCGTCGCTGTCCATCGAGGACCTCAGCCTGCCCGCCGAGATCTACCAGGCTCTCGACGAGGTTGCGGCCCCGGCCTTCGGCTACCCGGAGCGCCGCCGCTAG
- a CDS encoding DUF3090 family protein: MPRKVYDFTNPRRFVAGTVGQPGERTFYLQASDGVKTVSVALEKEHVQVLADRLEDIIDEVVRRGTVPPIESPPEDLEPLEMPVDEEFRVSALGLAWDDEKKAVVIEAVSGEAGSLDEDQIFSDDDEGPDVLRVTLDASAARAFAHRASAVVQAGRTPCPLCGIPLDPSGHICPRQNGYHRAVLT, translated from the coding sequence ATGCCACGCAAGGTCTACGACTTCACCAACCCGCGGCGCTTCGTCGCGGGAACCGTCGGCCAGCCGGGCGAGCGCACCTTCTACCTGCAGGCCTCCGACGGCGTGAAGACGGTCAGCGTCGCCCTCGAGAAGGAGCACGTCCAGGTCCTCGCCGACCGCCTCGAGGACATCATCGACGAGGTCGTGCGCCGCGGCACCGTACCGCCCATCGAGTCGCCGCCGGAGGACCTCGAGCCCCTCGAGATGCCGGTCGACGAGGAGTTCCGGGTGAGCGCGCTCGGGCTGGCGTGGGACGACGAGAAGAAGGCGGTCGTGATCGAGGCCGTGTCCGGCGAGGCCGGCAGCCTCGACGAGGACCAGATCTTCTCCGACGACGACGAGGGACCCGACGTCCTGCGGGTAACCCTCGACGCCTCCGCCGCGCGGGCGTTCGCCCACCGCGCGAGCGCGGTGGTGCAGGCGGGGCGCACGCCGTGTCCGCTGTGCGGCATCCCGCTCGACCCCTCGGGGCACATCTGCCCGCGGCAGAACGGCTATCACCGCGCCGTCCTCACGTGA
- a CDS encoding LLM class F420-dependent oxidoreductase has translation MKLGVNLGYWGSGNDRTNIDLAVEADRLGFDVVWAAEAYGNDVVSTLAYVAARTERIDIGSAVMQIPGRTPAMTAMTAAGLDSLSGGRFRLGLGVSGPQVSEGWHGVRYDKPLGRTREYIEIVRMALQRKRVRYDGKHFQLPLPDGPGKALMLVTPPLRADVPIYLAAVGPKNLELTGEIADGWLGVFTAYDDLQPVLDRLAAGAAKAGRSLSDLDVGISAGLAIGDDLDAMADRIRPHQALYVGGMGSREANFYNRAAVRLGYEAEAARIQDLYLRREYAQAQAAVPLALVDRTALIGPVPRVADRLRALRDNGATTVNVSPTGADSAEKVTQLRQLIEAAEKAGIG, from the coding sequence ATGAAGCTCGGGGTAAACCTCGGATACTGGGGGAGCGGGAACGACCGGACGAACATCGACCTCGCCGTGGAGGCCGACCGGCTCGGCTTCGACGTGGTGTGGGCGGCGGAGGCCTACGGCAACGACGTCGTGTCGACCCTGGCGTACGTCGCGGCCCGCACCGAGCGGATCGACATCGGCTCCGCCGTGATGCAGATCCCCGGCCGGACACCGGCGATGACGGCGATGACGGCCGCGGGCCTGGACTCGCTGTCCGGCGGCCGCTTCCGGCTGGGGCTCGGCGTCTCCGGCCCGCAGGTCTCCGAGGGCTGGCACGGCGTCCGCTACGACAAGCCCCTCGGGCGCACCCGGGAGTACATCGAGATCGTCCGGATGGCGCTGCAGCGCAAGCGGGTCCGCTACGACGGCAAGCACTTCCAGCTGCCGCTGCCGGACGGCCCCGGCAAGGCCCTGATGCTCGTGACGCCGCCGTTGCGCGCCGACGTGCCGATCTACCTCGCCGCCGTCGGGCCGAAGAACCTCGAGCTCACCGGCGAGATCGCCGACGGATGGCTCGGCGTGTTCACCGCGTACGACGACCTGCAGCCGGTCCTCGACCGGCTCGCTGCCGGGGCGGCGAAGGCGGGCCGCTCGCTGTCCGACCTCGACGTGGGCATCAGCGCGGGACTGGCGATCGGCGACGACCTGGACGCGATGGCCGACCGGATCCGCCCGCACCAGGCGCTGTACGTCGGCGGCATGGGCAGCCGCGAGGCCAACTTCTACAACCGGGCCGCCGTCCGTCTCGGCTACGAGGCCGAGGCGGCGCGGATCCAGGACCTGTACCTGCGACGCGAGTACGCCCAGGCGCAGGCCGCCGTCCCGCTGGCGCTCGTCGACCGCACGGCGCTGATCGGCCCGGTGCCCCGGGTGGCCGACCGGCTCAGGGCGCTCCGCGACAACGGGGCGACGACCGTTAACGTGTCCCCGACCGGTGCAGACAGCGCCGAGAAGGTCACCCAGCTGCGGCAGCTCATCGAGGCCGCGGAGAAGGCAGGTATCGGCTAG
- a CDS encoding MSMEG_4193 family putative phosphomutase — translation MTTLLLLRHGRSSANVKGVLSGRRPGVHLDSVGREQAASAGDRLRDVRLDLLVSSPLERCVETIEAVAAGRRRKVQLDDGLIEADYGTWSGKKLSDLAKDPLWSVVQSHPSAVTFPGRSGEAMTGMAARAVGAVRRLNAKVGATGTWLACSHGDVIKAIVADALGLHLDQFQRIVIDPASITVIRYTKHRPFVVVTNSTSGSLAPYLTTEQSSDAAVGGGAGHAGG, via the coding sequence ATGACGACCCTGCTGCTGCTGCGTCACGGCCGATCCAGCGCCAACGTCAAGGGCGTCCTGTCCGGCCGGCGCCCGGGGGTGCACCTCGATTCGGTCGGTCGCGAGCAGGCCGCGAGCGCGGGCGACCGGCTGCGCGACGTGCGGCTCGACCTCCTGGTCTCCAGCCCCCTCGAGCGGTGCGTGGAGACCATCGAGGCGGTGGCCGCCGGACGGCGACGGAAGGTGCAGCTGGACGACGGGCTGATCGAGGCCGACTACGGCACCTGGTCGGGCAAGAAGCTCAGCGACCTGGCCAAGGACCCGCTGTGGTCGGTGGTGCAGAGCCACCCGTCGGCGGTCACCTTCCCCGGCCGCAGCGGCGAGGCGATGACCGGCATGGCGGCGCGCGCGGTCGGCGCCGTCCGCCGGCTCAACGCCAAGGTCGGCGCCACCGGCACCTGGCTCGCGTGCAGCCACGGCGATGTCATCAAGGCCATCGTGGCCGACGCGCTCGGCCTGCACCTCGACCAGTTCCAGCGCATCGTGATCGACCCCGCCTCGATCACGGTCATCCGGTACACCAAGCACCGCCCGTTCGTCGTCGTGACCAACTCGACCAGCGGCTCGCTGGCGCCGTACCTCACGACGGAGCAGTCCAGCGACGCCGCCGTCGGCGGGGGCGCCGGTCACGCAGGCGGGTAG
- a CDS encoding DUF5703 family protein, whose translation MDAELGYEDQWEYAPVRIPHGTGVRSAAQMLAAQAGVGGWELARLLKYSDGSRKAVMRRRRRHEHLPRPIL comes from the coding sequence ATGGACGCTGAGCTCGGGTACGAGGACCAGTGGGAGTACGCGCCGGTGCGCATCCCGCACGGCACCGGGGTCCGCAGCGCCGCCCAGATGCTCGCGGCGCAGGCGGGCGTCGGGGGCTGGGAGCTGGCGCGGCTGCTGAAGTACTCCGACGGCAGCCGCAAGGCCGTCATGCGCCGGCGGCGCCGGCACGAGCACCTGCCCCGCCCGATCCTCTAG
- a CDS encoding SCO1664 family protein yields MIDDLQLLRTGDIEVLGRIVEASNATLLCVITAGERTAHCVYKPVAGERPLWDFPDGTLAEREVASYAVSEATGWGIVPPTVLREGPAGTGMVQLWIDGDEDVDLVELINSRPPALRRMAVLDAVINNSDRKGGHLIPGAAPKGTALADRHVWGVDHGVTFSVDDKLRTLLWQWAGEPLTGEALDVLARLREQLDGALGERLQELLTVAEVRRTAERIEELLRRRRHPMPSEGWPSVPYPPF; encoded by the coding sequence GTGATCGACGACCTGCAGCTGCTGCGCACCGGTGACATCGAGGTGCTCGGCCGGATCGTCGAGGCCAGCAACGCGACCCTGCTGTGCGTCATCACCGCGGGGGAGCGGACGGCGCACTGCGTGTACAAGCCGGTCGCCGGAGAGCGACCGTTGTGGGACTTCCCGGACGGCACGCTGGCCGAGCGGGAGGTCGCCTCGTACGCCGTGTCGGAGGCGACCGGCTGGGGGATCGTCCCGCCGACGGTGCTGCGGGAGGGACCGGCCGGTACCGGCATGGTGCAGCTGTGGATCGACGGCGACGAGGACGTCGACCTGGTGGAGCTGATCAACTCGCGACCGCCCGCGTTGCGCCGGATGGCGGTGCTCGACGCGGTCATCAACAACTCCGACCGCAAGGGCGGCCACCTCATACCCGGCGCCGCCCCGAAGGGCACCGCGCTCGCCGACCGGCACGTGTGGGGAGTCGATCACGGGGTGACCTTCAGCGTGGACGACAAGCTGCGCACCCTGCTGTGGCAGTGGGCGGGGGAGCCGCTCACCGGCGAGGCCCTCGACGTGCTCGCCCGGCTGCGCGAGCAGCTCGACGGCGCGCTCGGCGAGCGGCTCCAGGAACTGCTCACCGTCGCGGAGGTGCGGCGTACGGCCGAACGGATCGAGGAGCTGCTGAGGCGCAGGCGGCACCCGATGCCGTCGGAGGGCTGGCCGTCGGTCCCGTACCCCCCGTTCTGA
- a CDS encoding ABC transporter substrate-binding protein, producing the protein MRRRPRLFTTAISVMLLAAACGDIEKKDPGAATKDIESSIPLAKGADPNGHFDWAWSTPVTHWDPTHSVTGGDLNFYNPVYDRLLRMKPDGSIVAMLAEKWEPGDDGKSLTMTIKKGLSFTDGTPFTADAVKFNLDRAAQKGSTIAGEVEQISSVEVIDDHTVKINVDNALGALISALAVRPGIMVSPTAVQSGSVASIPVGIGPYTVTESIPGDKVSYAKTPGYWDPDAQRVATMTYFGITDDQTRLNALESGEIDGAYLNPSFVDSAKKAGLNVISAPTSTFVYFMLNEAVEPYDDPKVRKAVNLAIDREGIAKGLYEGFCTPEIQPWPSTSFAYNKDIGDGSDKWGYDPDEAKKLMKEAGVTAPVEMTAVTTNITQYQQLAEVLQQNFKEIGINMTIKPGPPADGVQLFAVDKTAHGNINPYTGIPDPHGPIVRYLIPGALYNPGEKTPQDMLDKAYEAAGPVDPEKRAPIYAEFMDMWMKNPPHMMPICMVNSAAAFNDKVSNVAISVAGGTESRGVAVAKE; encoded by the coding sequence ATGCGTAGACGACCACGGCTTTTCACCACCGCCATTTCCGTGATGCTGCTGGCCGCGGCGTGCGGGGACATCGAGAAGAAGGACCCCGGCGCCGCCACCAAGGACATCGAGAGCTCCATTCCGCTGGCGAAGGGCGCGGACCCGAACGGGCACTTCGACTGGGCGTGGAGCACCCCGGTCACGCACTGGGACCCGACGCACAGCGTCACCGGCGGCGACCTGAACTTCTACAACCCGGTGTACGACCGGCTGCTGCGGATGAAGCCCGACGGCAGCATCGTGGCGATGCTCGCCGAGAAGTGGGAGCCCGGCGACGACGGCAAGTCGCTCACCATGACCATCAAGAAGGGGCTCTCGTTCACCGACGGGACGCCGTTCACCGCCGACGCGGTCAAGTTCAACCTGGACCGCGCCGCGCAGAAGGGCAGCACCATCGCCGGCGAGGTCGAGCAGATCAGCTCGGTGGAGGTGATCGACGACCACACGGTGAAGATCAACGTCGACAACGCGCTCGGCGCGCTGATCTCCGCGCTGGCGGTGCGCCCGGGAATCATGGTCTCACCGACGGCGGTGCAGTCCGGCTCGGTCGCGAGCATTCCGGTCGGGATCGGGCCGTACACGGTCACCGAGTCGATCCCCGGCGACAAGGTGTCGTACGCCAAGACACCGGGCTACTGGGACCCGGACGCGCAGCGCGTGGCGACGATGACGTACTTCGGCATCACCGACGACCAGACGCGGCTCAACGCGCTGGAGTCCGGCGAGATCGACGGCGCCTACCTCAACCCGAGCTTCGTCGACTCGGCGAAGAAGGCCGGGCTCAACGTCATCTCGGCACCGACGTCCACCTTCGTCTACTTCATGCTCAACGAGGCCGTGGAGCCGTACGACGACCCGAAGGTGCGCAAGGCGGTCAATCTCGCGATCGACCGGGAGGGGATCGCGAAGGGGCTGTACGAAGGCTTCTGCACCCCGGAGATCCAGCCGTGGCCGTCGACCAGCTTCGCGTACAACAAGGACATCGGCGACGGCAGCGACAAGTGGGGATACGACCCGGACGAGGCCAAGAAGCTGATGAAGGAGGCCGGAGTCACTGCGCCGGTCGAGATGACGGCGGTGACCACGAACATCACCCAGTACCAGCAGCTCGCCGAGGTCCTGCAGCAGAACTTCAAGGAGATCGGCATCAACATGACGATCAAGCCCGGACCGCCGGCCGACGGCGTCCAGCTGTTCGCCGTGGACAAGACCGCACACGGCAACATCAACCCCTACACGGGCATCCCGGACCCGCACGGCCCGATCGTGCGCTACCTGATCCCGGGCGCGCTGTACAACCCGGGGGAGAAGACGCCGCAGGACATGCTCGACAAGGCCTACGAGGCCGCGGGGCCGGTCGACCCGGAGAAGCGGGCGCCGATCTATGCGGAGTTCATGGACATGTGGATGAAGAACCCGCCGCACATGATGCCGATCTGCATGGTGAACAGCGCGGCCGCGTTCAATGACAAGGTGTCGAACGTCGCGATCTCGGTCGCCGGCGGGACCGAGTCACGAGGCGTGGCGGTCGCGAAGGAGTAG
- the mshC gene encoding cysteine--1-D-myo-inosityl 2-amino-2-deoxy-alpha-D-glucopyranoside ligase: MRSWPEVSVPTVAGNGPRLRLYDSAADEVRPVEVDDRATMYVCGITPYDATHLGHAATYLTFDLVQRVLRDQGTEVRYVQNVTDVDDPLIERAERDGIRWEDLAVRETDLFRSDMEALRIIPPAQYLGAVETIDLVVDAVSKLLDSGAAYRLEDGTGDIYFDISADERFGYVSRYDVPTMLAYSAERGGDPDRTGKRNQLDPLLWKGKRDGDPSWPSAIGEGRPGWHIECAAIALAHLGEQIDIQGGGEDLRFPHHECSAAHAEALTGAAPFAGHYTHAGMVGYQGEKMSKSLGNLVKVSELTAQGVDPMAIRLALLHGHYREYREWTDDYLHVSEKTLSLWREAVRRPIAPSADCMLAKVRECLSNDLDTDGAVAAVTEWATAKPLHNDSGMSVQVVKHAVDALLGIAL, translated from the coding sequence ATGCGTTCCTGGCCCGAGGTTTCCGTCCCGACCGTCGCCGGCAACGGCCCCCGGCTCAGGCTCTACGACAGCGCCGCAGACGAGGTGCGCCCTGTCGAGGTCGACGATCGAGCGACGATGTACGTCTGTGGGATCACCCCGTACGACGCCACCCATCTCGGGCACGCCGCCACCTATCTGACGTTCGACCTCGTGCAGCGGGTGCTGCGCGACCAGGGCACCGAGGTGCGTTACGTCCAGAACGTCACGGACGTCGACGACCCGCTCATCGAGCGCGCCGAGCGGGACGGGATCCGCTGGGAGGATCTCGCCGTCCGCGAGACCGACCTGTTCCGCTCCGACATGGAGGCGCTGCGCATCATCCCGCCCGCCCAGTATCTCGGGGCGGTGGAGACCATCGACCTCGTCGTCGACGCCGTCTCGAAGCTGCTCGACTCGGGCGCGGCGTACCGCCTCGAGGACGGCACCGGCGACATCTACTTCGACATCTCGGCCGACGAGCGCTTCGGCTACGTCAGCCGGTACGACGTCCCGACGATGCTCGCCTACTCGGCGGAGCGTGGCGGCGACCCGGACCGGACCGGCAAGCGCAACCAGCTGGATCCGCTGCTGTGGAAGGGAAAGCGGGACGGCGACCCGTCGTGGCCATCGGCGATCGGCGAGGGCCGTCCGGGCTGGCACATCGAGTGCGCCGCGATCGCGCTCGCGCACCTGGGCGAGCAGATCGACATCCAGGGCGGCGGCGAGGACCTGCGGTTCCCGCACCACGAGTGCTCCGCCGCCCACGCCGAGGCGCTCACCGGCGCGGCGCCGTTCGCCGGGCACTACACGCACGCCGGCATGGTCGGCTACCAGGGCGAGAAGATGTCGAAGTCCCTCGGCAACCTCGTGAAGGTCTCCGAGCTCACGGCGCAGGGTGTCGATCCCATGGCGATCCGGTTGGCGCTGCTGCACGGCCATTACCGCGAGTACCGCGAGTGGACCGACGACTACCTGCACGTCTCGGAGAAGACGCTGTCGCTCTGGCGCGAGGCCGTGCGGCGGCCGATCGCCCCGTCCGCCGATTGCATGCTCGCCAAGGTGCGCGAGTGCCTGAGCAACGACCTCGACACCGACGGCGCGGTCGCCGCGGTGACCGAATGGGCGACCGCAAAGCCGCTGCACAACGATTCCGGGATGTCCGTGCAGGTCGTCAAGCATGCGGTCGACGCCCTCCTCGGCATCGCCCTGTAG
- a CDS encoding AAA family ATPase, with protein MAAPSRASWPPDADRVFAAFCDAGLWPGLGISSAADLPKAGIVRADLVTRDALLRLPRTAGKRADRLLSGWLGAQPVYDVVRLLVPAGIPARAAQAVLEDVGDDAVRLIENDPWRIVGVRGIDVASADEVARNELGSMDRQDPRRARAVVTEALRAEAADGHTEAPLEDVLDAVRAAGITDSEAAIAAAVDDDLVVRRTAELIALKEYADAEDSIAADVARIAASAKKWGRSDSLKDAVAGLDEKQAAAVALVMTEGVSVLTGGPGTGKSRTVRAVVDLARVHDKEVALAAPTGRAAKRLGELAGSEGVTVHRLLGAQGRDGGFTRGWDDPIPASIIVVDESSMLDVLLAAALLDAVEDGAHVLVVGDVAQLPSIGPGRVLADLICSGVVPVTELTTLYRQAEGGQIAALAAEVRQGTLPVVDDPTREVVVVGARGSAEAAHRTVQLVTDSIPRVFGLDAADIQVVTPVHRGPAGTKELNLALKARLNPGRGAVSGFDLGDRVVATANHLDAAPFGYANGEVGTVVGTGDKSLTVEFSSGIAEISGKALGDLLHGWAITVHRAQGSEWPAVVAVVPPEAGRLLVRALVYTAFTRAQRHLSIVHGSGPALAYAVREKAARPRRTSLVDRLRTRVERTARGPGRRTRA; from the coding sequence GTGGCCGCACCCAGCCGCGCGTCCTGGCCGCCGGACGCCGACCGCGTCTTCGCGGCGTTCTGCGACGCCGGCCTGTGGCCGGGCCTCGGCATCTCCAGCGCCGCCGACCTGCCGAAGGCGGGCATCGTCCGCGCCGACCTCGTCACCCGCGACGCCCTGCTGCGGCTGCCGCGCACGGCAGGCAAGCGCGCCGATCGGCTGCTGTCCGGGTGGCTCGGCGCCCAGCCGGTCTACGACGTGGTGCGGCTGCTGGTGCCGGCCGGGATCCCGGCGCGGGCGGCCCAGGCGGTCCTCGAGGACGTCGGGGACGACGCCGTCCGGCTCATCGAGAACGACCCGTGGCGGATCGTCGGCGTCCGCGGCATCGACGTGGCGTCCGCCGACGAGGTCGCCAGGAACGAGCTCGGCTCGATGGACCGGCAGGACCCGCGGCGGGCGCGCGCGGTGGTGACGGAGGCGCTGCGCGCCGAGGCGGCCGACGGGCACACCGAGGCGCCCCTCGAGGATGTCCTGGACGCCGTCCGGGCGGCCGGGATCACCGACTCGGAGGCGGCCATCGCCGCCGCCGTGGACGACGACCTGGTGGTGCGTCGTACAGCCGAGCTGATCGCGCTGAAGGAGTACGCGGACGCCGAGGACTCCATCGCGGCGGACGTCGCCCGGATCGCGGCGTCCGCGAAGAAGTGGGGCCGCTCGGACTCGCTGAAGGACGCCGTCGCCGGCCTCGACGAGAAGCAGGCCGCCGCCGTCGCCCTGGTGATGACCGAGGGCGTCAGCGTGCTCACCGGTGGCCCGGGCACCGGCAAGTCGCGCACCGTGCGGGCGGTGGTCGACCTGGCTCGGGTGCACGACAAGGAGGTCGCGCTCGCCGCACCGACCGGGCGCGCGGCCAAGCGGCTCGGCGAGCTGGCCGGAAGCGAAGGGGTCACGGTGCACCGGCTGCTCGGCGCGCAGGGCCGGGACGGCGGGTTCACCCGCGGCTGGGACGATCCCATCCCGGCGAGCATCATCGTCGTCGACGAGTCGTCGATGCTCGACGTCCTCCTCGCGGCGGCGCTGCTGGACGCGGTCGAGGACGGCGCGCACGTGCTCGTCGTCGGGGACGTCGCGCAGCTGCCGTCGATCGGCCCGGGCCGCGTGCTCGCGGACCTGATCTGCTCCGGCGTCGTCCCGGTCACCGAGCTGACCACCTTGTACCGGCAGGCCGAGGGCGGGCAGATCGCCGCGCTGGCCGCCGAGGTCCGCCAGGGCACCCTGCCGGTCGTCGACGACCCGACGCGCGAGGTGGTGGTCGTCGGCGCACGAGGATCGGCGGAGGCGGCGCACCGCACCGTGCAGCTGGTGACGGACTCGATCCCGCGGGTGTTCGGGCTGGACGCCGCCGACATCCAGGTCGTGACGCCGGTGCACCGCGGGCCGGCCGGCACCAAGGAGCTCAACCTCGCGCTCAAGGCCCGGCTCAACCCGGGCCGCGGCGCCGTGTCGGGCTTCGACCTGGGCGACCGGGTGGTCGCCACCGCCAACCACCTGGACGCCGCGCCGTTCGGGTACGCCAACGGCGAGGTCGGCACCGTCGTCGGGACCGGCGACAAGTCGCTGACCGTCGAGTTCTCCTCCGGGATCGCCGAGATCTCCGGCAAGGCCCTCGGCGACCTGCTGCACGGCTGGGCGATCACGGTGCACCGCGCGCAGGGCTCGGAGTGGCCCGCGGTCGTCGCCGTCGTCCCGCCGGAGGCCGGGCGGCTGCTGGTGCGCGCCCTCGTGTACACCGCGTTCACCCGGGCCCAGCGGCACCTGTCGATCGTGCACGGATCGGGCCCGGCGCTGGCGTACGCCGTCCGCGAGAAGGCCGCGCGTCCGCGGCGGACGTCGCTGGTCGACCGGCTGCGGACGCGCGTCGAGCGGACCGCGCGCGGTCCGGGACGCCGGACGCGTGCATAG